In the Vibrio gigantis genome, one interval contains:
- the fliL gene encoding flagellar basal body-associated protein FliL — protein MAEEQDAPKGKSKLLIIIIAVVVLLLGVGGALLFFLGSDDDASESPSQPATAVVAAEPVMYVNIPQPFLFNVTGDKKNRLVQIKAQLMVRGSKNEDLARYHSPLVESTLLATFASATVDQLRSPTGRVELRNKATEDIKASLTQAVGQPVIEKVLFTDFVIQ, from the coding sequence ATGGCCGAAGAACAAGATGCACCTAAAGGGAAGAGCAAACTCCTTATAATCATTATTGCCGTAGTTGTATTACTGCTTGGTGTAGGTGGTGCGCTGCTCTTTTTCTTGGGTTCCGATGATGATGCTTCTGAATCTCCGTCTCAGCCAGCAACTGCTGTGGTCGCGGCAGAACCCGTTATGTATGTTAATATTCCTCAGCCCTTTTTGTTCAATGTGACAGGTGACAAAAAAAATCGCCTAGTTCAGATAAAAGCACAGCTGATGGTACGTGGCAGCAAGAATGAAGACTTGGCTCGTTACCACTCTCCACTCGTGGAAAGTACGTTATTGGCCACGTTCGCCTCGGCAACGGTCGATCAATTACGTTCTCCAACTGGGCGAGTTGAACTGCGTAATAAGGCAACGGAAGATATCAAAGCAAGTCTGACTCAAGCTGTTGGCCAGCCTGTGATTGAAAAAGTGCTATTCACTGATTTTGTGATTCAGTAG
- the fliM gene encoding flagellar motor switch protein FliM — protein MTDLLSQDEIDALLHGVDDVEEVEDIVEADNDSAVNFDFSSQDRIVRGRMPTLELINERFARHLRISLFNMLRKTAEVSINGVQMMKFGEYQNTLYVPTSLNMVRFRPLKGTALITMEARLVFILVENFFGGDGRFHAKIEGREFTPTERRIIQLLLKIVFEDYKEAWSPVMGVEFEYLDSEVNPSMANIVSPTEVIVVSSFHIEVDGGGGDFHVVMPYSMVEPIRELLDAGVQSDKMETDVRWSTALRDEIMDVPVNFRVNLLEQDISLRDLMELRPGDVIPMNMPEHATMFVEELPTYRVKMGRSGEKLAVQISEKIRRPSVVKTDLAFLGKDLMSELENSDDDE, from the coding sequence GTGACCGATTTATTAAGCCAAGACGAAATTGATGCGCTGTTACATGGCGTTGATGATGTTGAAGAAGTTGAAGATATTGTAGAAGCTGATAACGATAGTGCTGTCAATTTCGACTTCTCCTCACAAGACCGAATTGTTCGTGGTCGAATGCCGACCCTTGAACTTATTAACGAGCGATTCGCTCGTCATTTGCGTATCAGCTTGTTTAATATGTTGCGTAAAACGGCTGAAGTGTCGATAAACGGCGTACAGATGATGAAATTTGGTGAGTATCAAAACACACTGTATGTACCCACCAGTTTAAACATGGTTCGGTTCCGTCCGTTAAAAGGCACAGCGCTTATCACTATGGAAGCTCGATTGGTTTTCATTCTCGTAGAGAACTTTTTTGGCGGCGATGGTCGTTTCCATGCCAAGATTGAAGGTCGTGAATTCACACCAACCGAAAGACGTATTATCCAGCTGCTGCTGAAGATTGTATTTGAAGATTACAAAGAAGCTTGGTCACCAGTAATGGGGGTTGAGTTTGAATATTTGGATTCTGAAGTGAACCCGAGTATGGCGAATATTGTGAGCCCAACAGAAGTGATCGTAGTGAGTTCCTTCCATATTGAAGTGGATGGTGGTGGCGGTGACTTCCATGTGGTTATGCCTTACTCCATGGTAGAGCCTATTCGCGAACTGCTTGATGCGGGTGTTCAATCAGACAAAATGGAAACCGATGTTCGTTGGAGTACCGCACTGCGTGATGAGATCATGGATGTGCCAGTCAATTTCCGCGTGAACTTATTAGAACAAGATATCTCCCTGCGAGATCTGATGGAGCTGCGCCCTGGTGACGTTATCCCTATGAACATGCCTGAGCACGCGACGATGTTTGTCGAAGAACTGCCAACGTATCGTGTGAAAATGGGGCGTTCGGGTGAAAAACTTGCGGTACAGATTTCGGAAAAAATTCGAAGACCGAGTGTGGTCAAAACTGATCTCGCTTTTCTAGGCAAAGACTTAATGTCGGAGCTCGAAAACAGCGATGATGACGAATAG
- the fliN gene encoding flagellar motor switch protein FliN, with the protein MEPSEDQKLADEWAAALGEDPSAPSIDVDDVLAAPLDELTDSSSPISEDERRKLDTIMDIPVTISMEVGRSQISIRNLLQLNQGSVVELDRIAGESLDVMVNGTLIAHGEVVVVNDKFGIRLTDVISQTERIKKLR; encoded by the coding sequence ATGGAACCTAGTGAAGATCAAAAGCTAGCAGACGAATGGGCTGCAGCACTTGGTGAAGACCCTTCAGCACCGTCAATTGATGTTGATGATGTGCTTGCGGCGCCACTTGATGAGCTAACCGATTCATCATCTCCGATCTCTGAGGATGAGCGTCGTAAGCTGGATACCATTATGGATATTCCAGTGACTATTTCGATGGAAGTTGGCCGCTCTCAGATCAGTATCCGTAACTTACTTCAATTGAACCAAGGCTCGGTTGTTGAGCTTGATCGAATTGCAGGTGAATCACTAGATGTAATGGTTAACGGTACTCTGATTGCTCACGGTGAAGTGGTTGTAGTAAACGACAAATTTGGTATTCGTTTGACTGACGTTATTAGCCAAACAGAACGAATTAAGAAGCTGCGTTAA
- the fliO gene encoding flagellar biosynthetic protein FliO, protein MSFLSQRLSGLLRGCLGVGLIFTPSIAFAATPPSLDLATTFGSLIFVIAFILFIAWLLKRMQVPAMSNQQGLAIVRQIPVGTKERIAIVQAGDEQFLVGITTQSIQLISKLDKPLTQEMLEKSTFSSQLSQLIKKDANK, encoded by the coding sequence ATGAGCTTTTTGTCTCAAAGACTGTCGGGCCTGTTAAGAGGGTGCTTGGGAGTAGGGCTAATATTTACTCCTTCGATTGCCTTTGCTGCAACGCCGCCTTCTCTCGATTTAGCGACCACCTTTGGGTCGCTAATTTTCGTTATAGCCTTTATTTTATTCATAGCTTGGTTACTCAAGCGCATGCAAGTGCCTGCGATGTCGAATCAACAAGGTTTGGCGATTGTTAGGCAAATCCCCGTAGGTACCAAAGAGCGTATCGCTATTGTGCAAGCGGGTGACGAACAATTCTTGGTAGGGATTACCACACAATCGATTCAGCTGATCTCTAAGCTCGATAAACCTCTTACTCAGGAGATGCTGGAAAAAAGTACATTTTCAAGTCAGCTTTCCCAGCTAATAAAAAAAGATGCAAACAAGTAA
- the fliP gene encoding flagellar type III secretion system pore protein FliP (The bacterial flagellar biogenesis protein FliP forms a type III secretion system (T3SS)-type pore required for flagellar assembly.), with protein MQTSNGLLNSSYFHQAGAFRAVKVLLVHLTLLCSIVFSVSVFAQAEDGTVIPASTAGSESVTISTMEQDQAKSTTMTTGSLTGNGGGIPAFTMTTNANGGEDYSINLQILALMTMLGFLPAMVILMTSFTRIVVVMSILRQAMGLQQTPSNQVIIGIAIFLTFFIMSPVINQVNEQAVQPYLNEQISARQAFDVAQGPIKSFMLKQTRIKDLETFVEISGAEVTNPEDVSMAVLIPAFITSELKTAFQIGFMLFLPFLIIDLVVASVLMAMGMMMLSPMIVSLPFKLMLFVLVDGWNLILSTLAGSFAL; from the coding sequence ATGCAAACAAGTAACGGACTTTTGAACTCATCTTACTTTCACCAGGCCGGAGCTTTCCGTGCGGTGAAAGTGCTGTTGGTTCATCTCACTCTCCTATGCTCAATCGTATTCAGTGTGTCGGTATTTGCACAAGCTGAAGATGGAACCGTCATTCCAGCGAGTACCGCTGGATCGGAATCGGTGACCATCAGCACGATGGAACAAGACCAAGCTAAATCGACAACCATGACAACTGGCAGTTTAACCGGCAATGGTGGAGGCATACCTGCCTTTACCATGACAACCAATGCCAATGGTGGTGAAGACTACTCGATAAATCTACAGATCTTGGCCCTAATGACCATGCTTGGCTTCTTGCCGGCGATGGTGATTTTGATGACGTCGTTTACCCGTATTGTGGTAGTGATGTCTATCTTGCGTCAGGCGATGGGTCTACAACAAACTCCGTCTAACCAAGTTATTATTGGTATCGCGATATTTTTGACCTTCTTCATTATGTCGCCAGTCATTAACCAAGTTAACGAACAAGCAGTTCAGCCTTATCTTAATGAACAGATATCGGCACGACAGGCATTTGATGTTGCCCAAGGGCCGATCAAATCATTTATGCTCAAGCAGACTCGAATTAAAGATCTGGAGACTTTTGTTGAGATCTCAGGTGCGGAAGTGACCAACCCTGAAGATGTTTCTATGGCAGTGCTAATTCCTGCGTTTATCACTTCTGAACTCAAAACGGCCTTCCAGATTGGCTTTATGTTGTTCTTACCGTTTCTGATCATCGATTTGGTGGTGGCGTCGGTATTGATGGCGATGGGTATGATGATGTTGTCACCAATGATTGTATCTTTGCCGTTCAAGCTAATGCTGTTTGTCCTTGTTGATGGTTGGAACTTGATACTCTCCACACTCGCCGGCAGTTTTGCCTTGTAG
- the fliQ gene encoding flagellar biosynthesis protein FliQ, translated as MNPEIFVELFRDALWMVLIMVCAIIIPSLLIGLVVAVFQAATSINEQTLSFLPRLIVTLLALMLFAHWMTQMMMEFFFELIERLPQVLY; from the coding sequence ATGAATCCTGAAATATTCGTAGAGTTGTTCCGAGATGCCCTTTGGATGGTATTAATCATGGTTTGCGCCATCATTATTCCTAGCCTGCTGATCGGTTTGGTTGTCGCTGTTTTCCAAGCCGCGACTTCTATCAACGAACAAACACTGAGTTTCCTGCCACGTTTGATCGTAACTTTGTTGGCGTTGATGCTATTCGCACACTGGATGACCCAGATGATGATGGAGTTCTTTTTCGAGCTCATCGAACGCTTGCCGCAAGTTCTGTATTAA
- the fliR gene encoding flagellar biosynthetic protein FliR — MEYPTSLVLEWLANYFWPYTRISAMLMVMTVTGARFVSPRIRLYLGLAITFAVMPAIPAVPKEIELLSFQGFLTVFEQVVIGVAMGFVTQFMIQTFVMLGQILGMQSSLGFASMVDPANGQNTPVLGQLFMLLATMFFLATDGHLKMLQLVVFSFKTLPIGSGALTSVDFRELALWLGIMFKTALAMSLSGIIALLTINLSFGVMTRAAPQLNIFSLGFAFALLVGLLLCWYILGGLYSHYELFWMQGEQQICRLIRLDC; from the coding sequence ATGGAATACCCAACGAGCCTTGTACTAGAGTGGTTAGCCAATTATTTTTGGCCATACACTCGCATCTCAGCAATGCTGATGGTGATGACGGTAACAGGGGCACGCTTTGTGTCTCCGCGCATTCGTCTGTATCTAGGTTTGGCGATCACTTTTGCAGTAATGCCCGCGATTCCTGCCGTGCCCAAAGAGATTGAACTTCTGTCCTTCCAAGGCTTCCTAACTGTCTTCGAACAAGTCGTGATTGGTGTTGCCATGGGTTTTGTTACTCAGTTCATGATTCAGACCTTCGTCATGCTCGGCCAGATCTTGGGTATGCAATCAAGCTTGGGCTTCGCCTCAATGGTTGACCCGGCTAACGGGCAAAACACGCCTGTACTTGGTCAACTGTTCATGTTGCTTGCGACTATGTTCTTTTTGGCGACCGATGGTCACTTGAAAATGTTGCAGCTGGTGGTGTTTAGCTTTAAGACATTGCCGATTGGTAGTGGAGCGTTGACCTCAGTGGATTTTCGAGAGCTCGCATTGTGGCTCGGCATCATGTTCAAAACGGCATTGGCGATGTCCTTGTCGGGGATTATCGCGCTGCTAACGATTAACCTTTCTTTTGGCGTAATGACGCGTGCGGCACCTCAGTTAAACATCTTTTCTTTGGGTTTTGCATTTGCGCTACTCGTGGGTCTGTTACTTTGTTGGTACATCCTTGGCGGCTTGTATAGTCACTATGAGCTATTTTGGATGCAAGGTGAGCAACAGATATGTCGTCTAATCCGGTTAGATTGCTAG
- the flhB gene encoding flagellar biosynthesis protein FlhB, whose product MAESDGQERTEDATPKRLQQAKEKGQVARSKELASASVLIVGAISLMWFGESMAKGLFEAMQRLFSLSRDEIFDTNKLLEIAGGALVNLLFPLFLILITLFVAAVIGAAGVGGINFSMQAAMPKASKLNPLSGIKRMFGLQSWVELLKSILKVALVSGMAIYLIQASQHDLMQLSMDVYPQNIFHALDILLNFILLISCSLLIVVAIDIPFQIWQHADQLKMTKQEVKDEFKDTEGKPEVKGRIRMLQREAAQRRMMADVPQADVIVTNPEHFSVALRYKQNQDKAPIVVAKGVDHMAMKIREIARENDIYIVPAPPLARALYHTTELEQQIPDGLFTAVAQVLAYVFQLKQYRKRGGERPKLQDSNMPIPPDLRH is encoded by the coding sequence ATGGCAGAGTCAGACGGTCAAGAACGCACAGAAGACGCCACGCCCAAACGCTTGCAACAGGCCAAAGAGAAAGGGCAGGTTGCAAGGTCAAAAGAGCTAGCGTCAGCATCGGTATTGATAGTCGGTGCGATTTCTTTAATGTGGTTTGGCGAATCGATGGCGAAAGGTCTATTCGAGGCTATGCAACGCCTGTTTTCTCTGAGCCGCGATGAGATCTTCGATACCAATAAGCTCCTCGAAATTGCCGGTGGTGCACTGGTGAATTTACTGTTTCCGCTGTTTTTGATTCTAATAACCTTATTTGTTGCTGCGGTCATTGGTGCGGCAGGTGTCGGTGGGATTAACTTTTCGATGCAAGCCGCGATGCCCAAGGCATCTAAGCTGAATCCACTCAGTGGTATTAAGCGTATGTTTGGCCTGCAAAGTTGGGTTGAGCTGCTCAAATCAATCCTGAAAGTAGCGCTTGTATCAGGGATGGCGATTTATCTGATTCAAGCCTCTCAGCACGATTTAATGCAGCTGAGCATGGATGTGTATCCGCAGAATATCTTTCATGCTTTGGATATCTTGCTTAACTTTATCCTGTTGATCAGCTGTTCTTTGCTGATCGTGGTCGCCATTGATATCCCATTCCAGATTTGGCAGCACGCCGATCAGCTAAAGATGACCAAACAAGAAGTGAAAGACGAATTCAAAGATACTGAAGGTAAACCGGAAGTGAAAGGTCGAATTCGTATGCTTCAAAGGGAGGCGGCTCAGCGTCGCATGATGGCTGATGTACCTCAAGCGGACGTGATTGTGACCAACCCAGAGCACTTTTCAGTGGCGCTGCGCTATAAACAGAATCAAGACAAAGCACCAATTGTGGTCGCTAAAGGTGTCGATCACATGGCGATGAAGATTCGAGAGATCGCGCGTGAAAATGACATCTATATCGTTCCTGCGCCGCCATTGGCGAGGGCGCTTTACCACACCACTGAACTAGAACAACAAATTCCTGACGGTCTGTTTACGGCAGTCGCACAAGTACTTGCATATGTTTTCCAGCTTAAGCAGTACCGAAAACGAGGTGGTGAGAGACCAAAACTGCAAGATTCTAATATGCCGATCCCACCTGATTTGCGTCATTAG
- the flhA gene encoding flagellar biosynthesis protein FlhA — protein sequence MKFSLPFADKLPKIPNRAMPAIGAPVMVLATLAMVVLPIPAFLLDMFFTFNIALSMVVLLVSVYTRRPLDFAAFPTVLLIATLLRLALNVASTRVVLLHGHEGGDAAGNVIEAFGNVVIGGNYAVGLVVFLILMIINFMVVTKGAGRISEVSARFTLDALPGKQMAIDADLNAGLIDQDQARLRRFEVTKEADFYGSMDGASKFVKGDAIAGILILFINIIGGLSIGMAQFDLGFGEAIEIYTLLTIGDGLVAQIPSLLLSIAAAMMVTRQNTDEDMGQQLVFQMFDNPKALMITAAILGIMGIVPGMPHFSFLSLAIVAGAGAYYIDKKNKKKAEEPNLPATVEANGEVGSQKELSWDDVQPVDIIGLEVGYRLIPLVDRDQGGELLERVKGVRKKLSQDFGFLIPAVHIRDNLELTPNSYRITLMGVAVGEAEIKPDMELAINPGQVYGMIDGEPTIDPAFGLEAVWIREEQREHAQALGYTVVDSSTVLATHLSQLLTNNASQLIGHEEVQNLLEMLSRSTPKLVEGFVPDQLQLGVVVKVLQNLLNEAIPIRDIRTIVQTLSEYSGKSQEPDILTAAVRISLKRLIVQEINGIEPELPVITLIPELEQILHQTMQASGGESAGIEPGLAERLQTSLSHATQEQELKGEPAVLLTSGVLRSTLAKFVKNTIPSLRVLSYQEIPDEKQIRIVQAVGN from the coding sequence ATGAAATTCTCCCTGCCTTTTGCGGACAAGCTGCCTAAAATCCCAAACCGTGCCATGCCTGCGATTGGTGCACCTGTTATGGTACTTGCAACGCTTGCTATGGTGGTGTTGCCCATTCCAGCTTTCTTGCTGGATATGTTCTTCACCTTCAACATTGCACTGTCTATGGTTGTGCTATTGGTATCGGTTTATACCCGTAGGCCTTTAGACTTCGCTGCATTCCCAACCGTCCTGTTGATTGCGACTTTGCTTCGATTGGCCTTGAACGTAGCTTCTACTCGTGTGGTTCTGCTGCATGGTCATGAAGGTGGTGACGCGGCCGGTAACGTAATTGAAGCCTTTGGTAACGTGGTTATCGGTGGTAACTACGCGGTTGGTTTGGTGGTGTTTTTGATTCTGATGATCATCAACTTTATGGTTGTAACCAAAGGTGCGGGTCGTATCTCTGAAGTAAGCGCACGTTTCACCTTGGACGCCTTACCGGGTAAACAGATGGCAATTGATGCCGACTTGAACGCAGGTTTGATCGACCAAGATCAGGCGCGTCTGCGACGTTTTGAAGTCACCAAAGAAGCCGATTTCTACGGTTCGATGGACGGTGCATCTAAATTTGTTAAAGGCGATGCGATCGCTGGTATCTTAATCTTATTCATCAACATCATTGGTGGCTTGAGCATTGGTATGGCTCAGTTCGACCTTGGTTTTGGTGAAGCAATCGAAATCTACACATTATTGACTATCGGTGATGGTCTGGTTGCACAAATCCCATCATTATTACTGTCTATTGCGGCTGCGATGATGGTAACGCGTCAAAATACTGATGAAGACATGGGGCAACAGCTCGTCTTCCAGATGTTCGACAATCCAAAAGCCTTGATGATCACTGCCGCTATTCTTGGCATCATGGGTATTGTTCCAGGTATGCCACACTTCTCGTTCTTGAGCCTTGCAATCGTTGCGGGCGCGGGCGCGTATTACATCGATAAAAAGAACAAGAAGAAGGCGGAAGAACCTAACCTTCCCGCGACGGTTGAAGCGAATGGAGAAGTAGGCTCTCAGAAAGAGCTTTCTTGGGATGATGTTCAGCCGGTTGATATTATTGGCTTAGAAGTGGGTTACCGTTTGATTCCTTTGGTGGATAGAGACCAAGGGGGAGAACTGCTTGAACGCGTGAAAGGGGTGCGTAAGAAGCTATCTCAAGACTTTGGTTTCTTGATCCCAGCCGTACACATTCGCGATAACCTCGAACTGACACCAAACAGCTACCGAATTACCTTGATGGGTGTTGCGGTGGGTGAGGCTGAGATAAAGCCTGACATGGAGCTCGCGATTAACCCGGGTCAAGTCTACGGGATGATTGATGGCGAGCCGACAATTGATCCTGCTTTTGGCCTTGAAGCGGTATGGATTCGCGAAGAACAGCGTGAACACGCACAAGCTCTAGGCTATACCGTTGTCGATTCTTCAACAGTACTTGCTACACATCTTAGCCAGTTATTAACGAACAACGCATCGCAGCTTATTGGTCACGAAGAGGTTCAGAACTTGCTTGAGATGCTCAGTCGATCAACACCTAAGTTGGTGGAAGGCTTTGTACCGGATCAATTACAGTTGGGGGTTGTCGTAAAAGTACTCCAGAACCTATTGAATGAAGCGATCCCAATTCGTGATATTCGGACCATTGTCCAAACTTTGTCGGAGTATTCAGGTAAGAGTCAAGAACCTGACATACTTACAGCGGCGGTTCGTATCTCATTGAAACGATTAATTGTTCAAGAAATCAATGGCATAGAGCCGGAGTTGCCGGTGATAACCTTGATTCCTGAGCTGGAACAAATCTTGCATCAAACCATGCAGGCATCCGGCGGAGAATCTGCTGGTATTGAACCTGGTTTAGCCGAACGTTTACAGACCTCCCTCAGCCACGCTACACAAGAGCAAGAGCTGAAGGGTGAGCCCGCGGTGTTGCTGACCTCTGGCGTGTTGCGTTCGACTCTGGCTAAGTTCGTGAAGAACACGATCCCAAGCTTAAGAGTATTATCTTACCAAGAAATACCGGACGAAAAGCAGATACGTATAGTACAAGCTGTTGGTAATTAA
- the flhF gene encoding flagellar biosynthesis protein FlhF: MKIKRFFAKDMRTALLQVKEELGSEAVIMSNKKVAGGVEIVAAIDGETSPSTASQRPNKPQQPAQSQYTQMAAPTAPAGRRQLDDDKVSLQSNAEGGRSMTKRFANMLKQYSHGADDEPQHRAENEDSLSALLNRQSSTGHKPHSHHQAQGNQQSHGNLDSAFARETGLSKLIAEDRRVERPAPRLDPTRYDRGRENTQSKGSDTEMETMREEMTSIRRLLEHQVSGLMWQEVERREPLRAMLIKRLERMGVSAELADQMACYIPEDTKPARAWKALLALVADQISVTQKDILKRGGIVALLGPTGVGKTTTVAKLAARAAMEYGADNVALVTTDTYRIGAHEQLSIYGRIMGCPVRVAKDSSELADVIYQLRNRRLILVDTAGMGQRDVRLSEQLDTLMQESGSVINSYLVLPATAQRKVLQETIEHFRRIPLSGCIMTKLDESLSLGEFISVVIQNALPVAYIANGQRVPEDIVIAQPKYMIAKANELLEKSTENEPHYWNSDSEGL; this comes from the coding sequence TTGAAAATTAAACGATTTTTTGCAAAAGATATGCGAACGGCCTTGCTCCAAGTTAAAGAAGAACTTGGTTCGGAAGCGGTGATCATGTCTAACAAAAAGGTCGCAGGTGGCGTGGAAATTGTTGCCGCTATTGATGGTGAAACCAGCCCGTCGACAGCGAGCCAGAGACCAAATAAACCTCAGCAGCCTGCACAAAGCCAATATACGCAAATGGCCGCGCCCACAGCTCCTGCAGGGCGACGTCAACTAGACGATGATAAGGTTAGCCTACAGTCGAATGCTGAAGGTGGACGTTCAATGACCAAGCGCTTTGCGAATATGCTAAAGCAATACAGTCATGGCGCCGATGATGAGCCACAACATCGTGCTGAAAATGAAGATTCATTGTCAGCATTGCTGAATCGCCAATCAAGCACGGGTCATAAACCTCATAGTCATCATCAGGCACAAGGCAATCAGCAATCTCACGGAAATCTTGATTCCGCCTTTGCTCGTGAAACGGGGTTGTCTAAGTTGATTGCTGAAGACCGCAGAGTAGAGCGCCCAGCACCTCGTCTGGATCCTACTCGATATGATCGTGGTCGAGAGAATACTCAGTCCAAGGGTTCAGATACTGAAATGGAAACGATGCGCGAAGAGATGACCTCAATTCGTCGTCTGTTAGAACATCAAGTATCCGGGCTAATGTGGCAAGAAGTTGAGCGTCGTGAGCCGCTTAGAGCAATGCTTATTAAGCGCCTTGAGCGTATGGGTGTTTCTGCAGAGCTTGCCGATCAAATGGCCTGCTACATCCCTGAAGATACCAAACCAGCGCGAGCATGGAAGGCTTTGTTAGCTCTGGTTGCTGACCAAATCTCCGTAACACAAAAAGATATTTTAAAACGCGGCGGTATTGTGGCTCTACTTGGCCCTACCGGTGTGGGTAAAACAACGACGGTTGCAAAGCTAGCGGCACGTGCTGCGATGGAATATGGCGCTGATAACGTCGCACTGGTGACAACTGACACATATCGTATAGGTGCACATGAGCAGTTATCGATCTATGGTCGAATTATGGGTTGTCCTGTAAGAGTTGCTAAAGATTCTAGCGAACTGGCCGATGTAATATATCAATTACGTAATCGTCGCCTGATTCTGGTCGATACTGCAGGCATGGGACAACGAGATGTTCGCCTATCTGAGCAGTTAGACACATTGATGCAAGAGAGTGGTTCCGTTATCAATAGTTACCTTGTGTTGCCTGCAACTGCACAACGCAAAGTGCTGCAAGAAACAATTGAACATTTTAGAAGAATCCCGTTGTCGGGATGCATCATGACTAAGCTGGATGAATCCCTAAGTCTAGGTGAATTCATCAGTGTCGTAATACAAAATGCATTACCAGTTGCTTACATAGCAAATGGTCAACGAGTTCCTGAAGATATCGTTATAGCTCAGCCAAAGTACATGATTGCGAAGGCCAATGAGCTATTAGAAAAATCTACAGAGAATGAACCTCATTACTGGAATAGCGATTCTGAAGGGCTCTAG
- a CDS encoding MinD/ParA family protein: MNENMIHDQASGLRRLTKPSLTKVIAVTGGKGGVGKSNVTLGMAICMARQGKKVMVLDADLGLANVDIMLGIRSKRNLGHVLAGECELKDAIVEGPHGIKIIPATSGTQSMTELSHAQHAGLIRAFGSLEDEMDILLVDTAAGISDMVISFSRAAQDVVVVVCDEPTSITDAYALIKLLSREHQVQRFKVVANMVRSYREGRELFAKLTLVTERFLNVSLELVACIPLDDKVRQSVKRQKIVVDAFPRSPAALAISSLANKALTWPIPKTPSGHLEFFVERLLNRTEFIEEPFGE; the protein is encoded by the coding sequence ATGAATGAAAATATGATACATGATCAAGCTAGCGGCCTCCGTCGCTTAACCAAGCCTTCACTCACAAAAGTTATTGCTGTAACCGGTGGTAAGGGAGGTGTTGGTAAATCTAATGTGACGTTAGGTATGGCCATTTGCATGGCGCGCCAAGGCAAAAAAGTTATGGTGCTAGATGCCGATTTAGGGTTAGCTAACGTCGATATCATGCTGGGTATTCGTTCTAAACGAAATCTTGGGCATGTGTTGGCTGGCGAATGTGAACTTAAGGATGCGATTGTCGAAGGGCCGCACGGAATTAAAATTATTCCAGCAACATCGGGCACACAAAGCATGACTGAACTTTCACACGCACAGCATGCCGGTTTGATTCGTGCATTCGGTTCACTTGAAGACGAGATGGACATCTTGTTAGTTGATACCGCAGCCGGTATTTCGGACATGGTGATCAGCTTCTCAAGAGCTGCGCAAGATGTGGTTGTTGTGGTATGTGATGAACCTACCTCGATCACAGATGCATATGCTTTGATTAAACTTTTGAGCAGAGAACACCAAGTTCAGCGATTCAAAGTTGTTGCAAATATGGTCAGAAGCTACCGCGAAGGCCGAGAATTATTTGCAAAGTTGACTTTGGTCACAGAGCGCTTCTTGAATGTGAGCCTCGAACTCGTAGCATGTATTCCTTTAGATGATAAAGTACGTCAATCAGTCAAGAGACAGAAAATCGTAGTCGATGCGTTTCCTCGCTCTCCAGCTGCATTGGCAATCAGCTCTTTGGCTAATAAAGCATTGACCTGGCCAATACCAAAAACGCCGAGTGGACACTTGGAGTTCTTTGTTGAAAGGCTACTGAATCGTACTGAATTTATAGAGGAACCATTTGGTGAATAA